The nucleotide sequence GCCTAATTTCATTGTTATCTGCAATTCAGATTGTAGCCGGTCGAGCTGGTTTTTTTTCTATTCTTGAACCGAGCGTTTATGCTTCGGTAACTTGAGCGAGAGACGGGATTCGAACCCGCGACCAACAGCTTGGAAGGCTGTGACTCTACCAGCTGAGTTACTCTCGCTTGTAAGCCTTAACGAAATACCCTTAAAAAAAGGGTTGCAAAGATAGCAAACCTTTTTGAATAAAAAAATTTAAATTACTTCTGGTGCCAAAGAAATTATTTTTGCATAATTCCGATCTCTCAATTCGCGTGCGATTGGTCCAAAAATTCTTGTTCCCTTTGGCTCACCTGTTGCGTTAATCAATACCACCGCATTATCGTCAAAGCGAACATAAGAACCGTCTTTACGGCGGTGTTCTTTTCGTGTTCTAACAACAACGGCTCTTGAAACATCTTTTTTCTTCACTGTTCCACCCGGAATAGCAGCCTTGACAGAGACAACCACAACATCGCCAATACCGGCATAACGGCGATGAGTTCCTCCCGGAACGTGGATAACGCGAACCTTTTTTGCTCCGCTGTTATCGGCTACTATTAAGTTAGTTTCGTTTTGAATCATAGCGTTATTCTAAAAATTTCGATTTGATAGAGTCGATTTTCGACTTTATTTGGCTTTTTCTACAATTTCAACTAAACGCCAACTTTTTCTTTTCGAAAGAGGGCGGCATTCGGTAATCAAGACTTTATCACCAATTTTGGCTTCATTTTTTTCGTCATGAGCCATAATACGCGTGGTCTTTTTGAAGTATTTTTTATAAATCGGATGTTGGACGCGGCGTTCAATTGCAACCACAATACCTTTTTCCATTTTATTGCTCACAACAAGACCGATTTTCTCTTTTCTTGTACTTCTTTTTGGAGCATTTGCCGAGCTGCTCTTCTCGTTTGTAATGGTTGTATTTTGCTCTGACATGTTATTCGTACTCAATTGGTTGCGTTACTTTGTTTTTTCAGCTTCAATCGCTAATTTCTTTTTATTCAGTGCGGTTTTCATTCTCGCAATGTCTTTACGCAAGTTGCGCACTTCGCTTGTATTTTGCGGTGGTTCGGTTGCTTTTTTGAAAACAATTTCGGCAATCAGTTTTTGGGCTTCATTAATTCTTTCTTTCATTTCTGATTCGGAAAGAGCCGCAATTTCATATTTTTTCATCGTCGCTTAGTTTTTAGCTTCAATTTTTATTTTTTTTCTGCGATTTCTTCGTAGTCTGGCCGAGTTACGATTTTTGTTCTCACAGGCAATTTTGACGCTGCAAGTCGAAAAGCTTCCTCAGCGATTGCTTTCGTTACTCCATCTATTTCAAACATAATTCGTCCGGGCTTTACTGGGGCAACCCAAAATTCTGGCGCTCCTTTTCCACTACCCATACGAGTTTCCGCCGGTTTTTTTGTAACCGGTTTATCTGGAAAAATACGAATCCACGAACGCCCATCACGCTTCATAAAACGTGTCATTGCAACACGTGCTGCTTCTATTTGTCGACTTGTAATCCACGCTTGCTCGAGAGTTTTAAGTCCAAATGAACCGAAAGCGATATCTGTTCCCCGAGTTTCATTGCCTTTCATTTTACCGCGTTGTGTACGGCGAAACTTGACGCGTTTTGGCATCAACATAATTAGGTCTCCTAATAAATAATATTAATTTTCAGATCCGGTCTCAGTTTCCGGTGCTCCCTCGGAGCCCCCACCTTGATTTCCTTTGCGAGGTCCACCTTTACCTCTTCGGCGTTTACGATTGGCGTTATTGTTGCCACCGCGATCGTCTCGGCGTCCACGACTTCTATTTTGTTCGCGACGGTCTTTTACTTTTTGCTTTTCTTCTTCTTCGATGGTATCAATTCTTTGGACCAACACTTCGCCTTTGTAAATCCACACTTTAATTCCAACTGTCCCTGTAATCGTAAATGCAGTGGATTGAGCGTAGTCGATATTTGCTCTTAGGGTATGAAGCGGAACGCTGCCTTCTTTGTATTTTTCCATACGAGCGATTTCAGCTCCTCCTAAACGACCGCTCACTTGAACGCGAATTCCCTCGGCACCTGCTCGCTCTGCTTGTTGCAGGGCTTGTTTCATTGCGCGTCGGAAAGACACACGACCTTCAAGTTGTGAAGCAATGTTATCACCTACAAGTTGTGCATCTAATTCCGGTTTCTTGATTTCGATAACATCTATTTTTACTTCTTTTTGAGTAATCTTACCCAGTTCTTGGGCTAAAGTGTTGATTTCTTCGCCACTTTTCCCGACAACAGCTCCCGGTCTCGCTGCATAAATGTAGAGCTTGACATTTTTTGTTGTCCGTTCAATTACAACTTTTGATACACCTGCTTTTTGTCTTTTCAAGCGGGTAATTACATAGTTTCTGATGGTTTGATCTTCCTTCAGTTTGGATGCGATGTTACCGGTATTGTCGTACCAGCGCGAATCCCAATCTTTGATGATTCCTAATCTGAAACCGATTGGATGTACTTTCTGTCCCAAGAGTGCTCCCTTTGGTTTATGCTGTTTTTGGTAATTCCTTTTTGCGAGATACTGGCTTTTGTGCTTTCGCGATGCCACGCAATTTGTCAACCGTAATTGTCAAGTGATTAGAGCGCTTTCTAATCCGATATGCGCGGCCCATAGGTGCAGGTGAAATTCTTTTCACCGTAACTCCTTGATCGACTGAAACATTTTTTACTACCAATTGATCTTCACTTAGTGTAAGATTTGGATTTTTTGCAGTAAAATTTGCTATAGCTGATTTCAGGGCTAAAAGTGCTGTTCTTCCGCTATGCCGTGTTGTATTTTGCAAGATTGCTTTTGCTTCTGATACTTTTTTTCCTCGAATCATAGATACGGTAATTCTCATTTTCCGCGTTGAAGTTGGCACATGAGAAAGGGAAGCGGTAGCTTGCTGCTGACTCTTTTTGGCTTCTTTTCTTTTTTCTGATGATTCTCTTTTTCTAACACCCATTTGGACTCTCCTGATGTTT is from Chloroherpetonaceae bacterium and encodes:
- the rpsC gene encoding 30S ribosomal protein S3, with protein sequence MGQKVHPIGFRLGIIKDWDSRWYDNTGNIASKLKEDQTIRNYVITRLKRQKAGVSKVVIERTTKNVKLYIYAARPGAVVGKSGEEINTLAQELGKITQKEVKIDVIEIKKPELDAQLVGDNIASQLEGRVSFRRAMKQALQQAERAGAEGIRVQVSGRLGGAEIARMEKYKEGSVPLHTLRANIDYAQSTAFTITGTVGIKVWIYKGEVLVQRIDTIEEEEKQKVKDRREQNRSRGRRDDRGGNNNANRKRRRGKGGPRKGNQGGGSEGAPETETGSEN
- the rplN gene encoding 50S ribosomal protein L14 → MIQNETNLIVADNSGAKKVRVIHVPGGTHRRYAGIGDVVVVSVKAAIPGGTVKKKDVSRAVVVRTRKEHRRKDGSYVRFDDNAVVLINATGEPKGTRIFGPIARELRDRNYAKIISLAPEVI
- the rplP gene encoding 50S ribosomal protein L16; protein product: MLMPKRVKFRRTQRGKMKGNETRGTDIAFGSFGLKTLEQAWITSRQIEAARVAMTRFMKRDGRSWIRIFPDKPVTKKPAETRMGSGKGAPEFWVAPVKPGRIMFEIDGVTKAIAEEAFRLAASKLPVRTKIVTRPDYEEIAEKK
- the rplV gene encoding 50S ribosomal protein L22 codes for the protein MGVRKRESSEKRKEAKKSQQQATASLSHVPTSTRKMRITVSMIRGKKVSEAKAILQNTTRHSGRTALLALKSAIANFTAKNPNLTLSEDQLVVKNVSVDQGVTVKRISPAPMGRAYRIRKRSNHLTITVDKLRGIAKAQKPVSRKKELPKTA
- the rpsQ gene encoding 30S ribosomal protein S17 encodes the protein MSEQNTTITNEKSSSANAPKRSTRKEKIGLVVSNKMEKGIVVAIERRVQHPIYKKYFKKTTRIMAHDEKNEAKIGDKVLITECRPLSKRKSWRLVEIVEKAK
- the rpmC gene encoding 50S ribosomal protein L29; its protein translation is MKKYEIAALSESEMKERINEAQKLIAEIVFKKATEPPQNTSEVRNLRKDIARMKTALNKKKLAIEAEKTK